One window of Mesorhizobium sp. PAMC28654 genomic DNA carries:
- the istB gene encoding IS21-like element helper ATPase IstB: MSNAHTIDEARLGIMLNELRLPTIKTLWAQFAEQADREGWPAARFLSAIAEHELAERAHRRIERHLAEAHLPPGKTLDSFAFDAVPMVSKAQVMAMTAGDSWLAKGANILLFGPPGGGKSHLAAAIGLALIENGWRVQFARTTDLVQKLQIARRELQLEAAIAKLDKFDLLILDDLAYVTKDQAETSVLFELICARYERRSIMITANQPFGEWNRIFPDPAMTLAAVDRLVHHATIFEMNVESYRRRSAMEAKRQRGRPASYATIKNKHELVAERQSEIDEGLASDNQHDNLHVTAT; encoded by the coding sequence ATGAGCAACGCCCACACCATCGACGAAGCCCGCCTCGGCATCATGCTCAACGAACTCCGGCTACCGACGATCAAGACGCTCTGGGCGCAATTTGCCGAGCAGGCCGATAGAGAGGGGTGGCCCGCCGCCCGGTTCCTCTCGGCCATCGCCGAGCATGAGCTGGCCGAACGGGCACATCGCAGGATCGAACGGCATCTGGCCGAAGCGCATCTGCCGCCCGGAAAGACGCTCGACAGCTTCGCCTTCGACGCCGTACCCATGGTCTCCAAGGCCCAGGTCATGGCCATGACCGCCGGTGACAGCTGGCTCGCCAAGGGCGCCAATATCCTGTTGTTCGGCCCACCCGGTGGCGGAAAGTCGCATCTTGCGGCAGCGATCGGACTCGCCCTCATTGAGAACGGCTGGCGCGTGCAGTTCGCCCGAACCACCGATCTCGTGCAGAAGCTCCAGATCGCGCGGCGAGAGCTGCAGCTCGAAGCCGCCATCGCCAAGCTCGACAAGTTCGATCTGCTCATCCTCGACGATCTGGCCTACGTCACCAAGGACCAGGCCGAAACGAGCGTGCTCTTCGAACTCATCTGCGCAAGATATGAGCGGCGTTCCATCATGATCACCGCCAATCAGCCCTTCGGAGAATGGAACAGAATCTTTCCGGACCCCGCCATGACCCTCGCCGCAGTGGACCGACTTGTTCACCACGCAACGATCTTCGAGATGAACGTCGAAAGCTACCGGCGCAGATCCGCCATGGAAGCCAAACGCCAGCGCGGCAGGCCAGCCTCTTACGCGACAATCAAGAACAAACACGAACTTGTCGCGGAGCGGCAATCAGAAATAGATGAAGGCCTTGCCAGCGACAATCAGCATGATAATTTGCACGTGACCGCGACCTGA
- a CDS encoding DUF1153 domain-containing protein yields MTDLVRPRVKYVIGPDGSPLTIADLPPTNTRRWVIRRKAEVVAAVRGGLLSLEEACQRYKLTTEEFLSWQASIDEYGLAGLRTTRIQQYRH; encoded by the coding sequence ATGACCGATCTGGTTAGACCGCGAGTCAAATATGTTATCGGGCCTGACGGCAGCCCTCTTACGATTGCCGATCTGCCGCCGACGAATACGCGTCGCTGGGTCATCCGGCGCAAGGCGGAAGTGGTTGCAGCGGTACGGGGCGGGCTTTTGAGCCTTGAAGAAGCGTGCCAGCGTTACAAGCTGACCACCGAGGAATTCCTGTCCTGGCAGGCGTCGATCGATGAGTACGGCCTTGCCGGACTGCGCACGACGCGCATCCAGCAATACCGACACTAG
- a CDS encoding spermidine/putrescine ABC transporter substrate-binding protein: MMKYKLLLATTALLAASLAASAEELHIYAWASELPQEIVDDFAKETGIATTMDTYDSNETMMAKLSAGASGFDLIEPSQYTVQVLSKQGLLQELDHSKIPNLSNLSADFKNVSYDAGQKYSVPYIWGTTGLAYNTDCVKQPITSWKAMWDPQYQGRVYMLDNMLAAYIVGLQVNGFRAGTTNAAEIEKATQSLIEQKKVLGGYNSTNFAELVASGEACIVEAWNGNITQILSESPNVRYVIPQEGGSMWIDGFAIPKSARNVDAAHKFIDYIMRPEVAAKAANLSKSATVIDAAKALLPKEVSGNVAIYPPADSLKKVDFILDTGDATKLYQDGWTKVKTAQ, from the coding sequence ATGATGAAATACAAACTGCTTCTCGCCACCACGGCGCTGCTGGCTGCCAGCCTGGCCGCCTCCGCCGAGGAACTGCACATATACGCCTGGGCAAGCGAGTTGCCGCAGGAAATCGTCGACGATTTCGCCAAGGAAACCGGCATTGCCACGACGATGGACACCTACGATTCCAACGAGACCATGATGGCCAAGCTCTCCGCGGGCGCCTCGGGCTTCGACCTGATCGAGCCAAGCCAGTACACCGTGCAGGTCTTGTCGAAGCAGGGGCTGTTGCAGGAACTCGACCATTCCAAGATACCCAATCTCTCCAACCTTTCGGCGGACTTCAAGAACGTCTCCTACGATGCCGGCCAGAAATACTCCGTGCCTTACATCTGGGGCACCACCGGGCTCGCCTACAACACCGATTGCGTGAAGCAGCCGATCACCAGTTGGAAGGCGATGTGGGACCCCCAGTATCAAGGCCGCGTCTACATGCTGGACAACATGCTGGCCGCCTATATCGTCGGCCTCCAGGTCAACGGCTTCCGGGCGGGCACCACGAACGCGGCCGAGATCGAAAAGGCGACGCAATCGCTGATCGAGCAGAAGAAAGTGCTCGGCGGCTACAACAGCACCAACTTCGCCGAGCTGGTGGCGTCCGGCGAAGCTTGCATCGTCGAGGCCTGGAATGGCAACATCACGCAGATCCTCAGCGAGAGCCCGAATGTGCGCTACGTGATCCCGCAAGAGGGTGGCTCGATGTGGATCGACGGATTTGCGATCCCCAAGAGCGCCAGGAATGTCGATGCCGCCCACAAGTTCATCGACTATATCATGCGACCGGAGGTCGCCGCCAAGGCAGCCAATCTCAGCAAATCGGCAACGGTGATCGACGCCGCCAAGGCGCTGTTGCCGAAGGAGGTTTCCGGCAACGTAGCGATTTATCCGCCGGCGGATTCGCTCAAGAAAGTCGACTTCATCCTCGACACCGGCGATGCCACGAAACTCTACCAGGACGGCTGGACGAA
- a CDS encoding ABC transporter permease, whose translation MTRFRPSSLFVPVLTFAGYVFLFAPLVILVVYSFNSGRSTVVWTGFSLDWYAQVFSDRGLQASIKVSAFVASISALLSTVIGTSAALAVVKRKFPAKNLFSTVLIAPLVLPEIVLAVGLLVATVWSGVTLGYSTLVAGHTLVSAPFTFLIVRAAAAGLDPRLDEAAADLGANSAQIFMRVTLPLLAPAILSAVLLSLVISFDNFVMSTFVSGVGTTPLPIQIYAMLKTGLTPKINALGTILIGVNVLAILLVLGRYLKTVR comes from the coding sequence ATGACAAGATTCCGACCGTCATCGCTGTTCGTGCCCGTACTGACATTCGCCGGCTATGTATTCCTGTTCGCGCCGTTGGTGATCCTGGTCGTCTATTCGTTCAACAGCGGCCGCTCCACGGTGGTCTGGACCGGGTTCTCGCTCGACTGGTACGCGCAGGTCTTCAGCGACCGTGGTTTGCAGGCAAGCATCAAGGTCAGCGCCTTCGTGGCGTCCATCTCGGCGCTGTTGAGCACGGTGATCGGCACCAGCGCTGCGCTCGCGGTTGTAAAGCGGAAATTCCCCGCCAAGAACCTGTTCTCCACCGTCCTGATCGCGCCATTGGTTCTGCCCGAGATCGTGCTGGCGGTCGGGCTGCTGGTTGCCACCGTCTGGTCGGGCGTCACACTGGGCTATTCCACGCTGGTCGCCGGACACACGCTTGTTTCGGCGCCGTTCACCTTCCTTATCGTGCGCGCCGCCGCGGCCGGACTGGACCCCCGTCTCGACGAGGCGGCCGCGGATCTCGGCGCCAACAGCGCGCAGATCTTCATGCGCGTCACGCTGCCGCTGCTGGCGCCCGCCATACTGTCCGCGGTCCTGCTTTCGCTTGTCATTTCCTTCGACAACTTCGTCATGTCGACCTTCGTGTCAGGCGTCGGAACGACGCCGCTGCCGATCCAGATCTACGCGATGCTCAAGACAGGGCTCACTCCCAAGATCAACGCGCTCGGCACCATTCTCATCGGCGTCAACGTGCTGGCGATCCTGCTGGTGCTGGGACGCTATCTAAAGACGGTGCGCTAG
- a CDS encoding GntR family transcriptional regulator, with translation MLASAPKKRQSDTAYEGLRTAIIRADLKPGSPINERECMEMLSVGRTPLREALQRLAQEDLVLSVPQRGYFVSATSASDFFHLHEFRLQSEILSVRMAAVRITQAQLAEFAALMSEARAGVDERQPDINWHLGIDERMHRLVAQASGNHYLAQALTRLYALSVRSLYVSHMPVTLMQDELDNFDAIRSALEAHDPDRAERAMRDHLTISGVVDVVRPAKVPPARQTTEA, from the coding sequence ATGCTCGCAAGCGCACCCAAGAAACGCCAAAGCGACACCGCCTATGAGGGGCTGCGGACCGCCATCATTCGCGCCGATTTGAAACCCGGCTCGCCGATCAACGAACGTGAATGCATGGAAATGCTCTCGGTCGGGCGCACACCGCTGCGGGAGGCACTGCAGCGTCTCGCGCAGGAGGACCTCGTCCTGTCGGTGCCGCAGCGCGGCTATTTCGTGTCGGCGACATCGGCTTCCGACTTCTTCCACCTGCATGAATTCCGCCTGCAGTCGGAAATCCTTTCCGTGCGGATGGCTGCCGTGCGCATCACGCAGGCGCAGCTTGCCGAGTTCGCTGCGCTGATGTCGGAGGCACGGGCCGGAGTGGACGAGCGACAGCCGGACATAAACTGGCATCTCGGCATCGACGAACGCATGCATCGGCTCGTGGCACAGGCGAGCGGCAACCATTATCTCGCCCAGGCCTTGACGCGCCTCTACGCGCTGTCCGTGCGCAGCCTCTACGTCTCGCATATGCCGGTAACGTTGATGCAGGACGAGCTCGACAATTTCGATGCCATCCGCTCGGCGCTGGAAGCGCATGATCCCGATCGCGCCGAGCGGGCCATGCGCGATCACCTGACGATCAGCGGGGTGGTGGATGTGGTGCGCCCCGCCAAGGTGCCGCCCGCAAGGCAGACGACGGAGGCATGA
- a CDS encoding Gfo/Idh/MocA family protein yields MKPRIAVLGCGYWGSNHIRTLKALGALHAVSDANRARAEGFASEQDCLAIEPDQLFVRDDVDAIIMALPPQFHADLAVRAVENGKDVLVEKPIALTVADAERSVQAAKDNGRIFMVGHVLRFHPAFEMLKTLIDKGELGEVKYIHSHRLGLGKFHTENDALWDLAPHDLSMILAITGTEPIEVRGEGAALLDNLSDFAHLHMRFPNGLRSHLFTSRLNPYRERRLTVVGTKAMAVFDDVEPWERKLAVYRHAVWQDSGQWAFTANEPSYVAVGEGMPLTRELEHFIQCIETRAEPRTSGEEAIRVLRILTAGTVTHSRSNS; encoded by the coding sequence ATGAAGCCGCGCATAGCAGTCCTCGGTTGCGGATACTGGGGCAGCAACCATATCCGCACTCTCAAGGCGCTCGGCGCGCTGCATGCCGTTTCCGACGCCAACCGCGCTCGCGCGGAAGGCTTCGCCAGCGAGCAGGATTGCCTTGCGATCGAGCCTGATCAGCTTTTCGTTCGCGACGATGTCGATGCCATCATCATGGCGCTGCCGCCGCAATTCCACGCTGATCTTGCCGTGCGCGCCGTCGAGAATGGCAAGGACGTGCTGGTGGAGAAGCCGATCGCGCTGACGGTGGCGGATGCCGAACGTTCGGTGCAGGCGGCCAAGGACAATGGCCGCATCTTCATGGTCGGCCATGTGCTGCGCTTCCACCCCGCCTTCGAGATGCTGAAGACGCTGATCGACAAGGGTGAATTGGGTGAGGTGAAGTACATCCACTCTCACCGGCTCGGGCTTGGCAAGTTCCACACCGAGAACGATGCGCTGTGGGATCTGGCGCCGCACGATTTGTCGATGATCCTGGCGATCACCGGCACCGAGCCGATCGAGGTGCGCGGCGAGGGCGCCGCGCTTCTCGACAATCTCAGCGACTTCGCGCACCTGCACATGCGGTTCCCCAACGGCCTGCGCAGTCACCTCTTTACCTCGCGGCTCAATCCCTATCGCGAGCGCCGGCTGACCGTGGTCGGCACCAAGGCGATGGCGGTGTTCGATGATGTCGAGCCGTGGGAGCGCAAACTCGCCGTCTACCGCCACGCTGTGTGGCAGGACAGCGGTCAGTGGGCCTTCACCGCCAATGAACCGTCCTATGTCGCGGTGGGCGAGGGCATGCCGCTAACGCGCGAGCTCGAGCATTTCATCCAGTGCATCGAGACGCGCGCCGAACCGCGCACCAGCGGCGAGGAAGCCATCAGGGTGCTGCGCATCCTGACCGCGGGCACCGTTACCCACAGCAGATCGAATTCCTGA
- a CDS encoding ATP-binding protein translates to MLLLSIAITYAGISWYSDRIENELLDKLPSRLSQAYRDISTGRAPNQDDLMQFVAQLPAFNDAGNARLYVSIIGFSLLAAVLCGLIGYWLARRISRPLEILTLATEDLRRGDFSVRIPMGKGASEIATLTDTFNALAADLDNMEKRLRFNTMAVAHELRTPLTVLQGTIQGMLDGVFPLEESRLRLLLSQAEGLARLVEDLRMLSLATAQQLVTERSRIDLALQAERLIDSARPLLAAAGMTIESDLDPARTKADPLRLRQAMLALVENCCRYAASGGVMRCETGRLGDHEVFVRILDRGPGLPDDVFRRSPFGMFITGDPSRSRTTGGTGLGLSVVEAIARAHDGRLQLDQREGGGASITIVLPCDSET, encoded by the coding sequence ATGCTGCTGCTCAGCATCGCCATCACCTATGCTGGAATAAGCTGGTATTCGGACCGGATCGAGAACGAGCTTCTCGACAAATTGCCATCCCGGCTCAGCCAGGCCTATCGCGACATCTCGACAGGCAGAGCACCGAACCAGGACGACTTGATGCAGTTCGTCGCCCAGTTGCCCGCCTTCAATGACGCGGGCAATGCGCGTCTCTACGTATCGATCATAGGGTTCAGCCTCCTGGCCGCCGTCCTCTGCGGCCTGATCGGCTATTGGCTGGCGCGACGCATCAGCCGCCCGCTCGAAATCCTGACCTTGGCCACCGAGGACTTGCGCCGAGGCGATTTCTCCGTGCGCATCCCCATGGGCAAGGGCGCCAGCGAGATCGCGACGCTGACCGATACGTTCAACGCGCTTGCAGCCGATCTCGACAACATGGAAAAGAGGCTGCGCTTCAATACGATGGCGGTCGCACACGAACTGCGCACCCCCCTCACCGTCCTGCAAGGCACGATCCAGGGCATGCTCGACGGTGTCTTCCCGCTCGAGGAGAGCCGGCTTCGCCTTCTTCTTTCACAAGCTGAAGGACTGGCGCGGCTGGTCGAGGACCTGCGGATGCTGTCGCTGGCGACAGCCCAGCAACTGGTGACCGAGCGCAGCCGCATCGATCTCGCCCTGCAAGCGGAAAGGCTCATTGATTCGGCACGACCACTTCTCGCGGCGGCGGGCATGACGATCGAGTCCGATCTCGACCCCGCACGGACGAAGGCGGATCCATTGCGACTGCGCCAGGCAATGCTGGCGCTGGTCGAAAACTGCTGCCGCTACGCCGCCTCCGGCGGCGTCATGCGGTGCGAAACCGGACGCCTCGGCGATCACGAGGTGTTTGTCCGCATACTGGACCGGGGGCCGGGTCTACCCGACGACGTTTTCCGTCGTTCCCCATTCGGCATGTTCATCACCGGCGATCCCTCGAGGTCGCGTACGACCGGCGGCACCGGCCTTGGTCTTTCGGTGGTCGAGGCCATCGCAAGAGCCCATGACGGCAGGCTCCAGCTCGACCAAAGGGAGGGTGGCGGCGCCTCGATCACGATCGTGTTGCCATGCGATTCCGAGACCTGA
- a CDS encoding DUF535 family protein, whose protein sequence is MHASAGIVYCSLVEDASCPGNQAPPTPVRSEPSPIWRQVLGLGSRMTLKRSVVFCLRFLVRPAMTLNWLTFLGNFARRNALGCPHDDLLRKSLGTFFIHGASACDRLKLLTNHFRIAGEVLAPEVLRALWRGDAMDVGMVEGRSESYRIHLLLADHCGSRHEGVFALRLSRARDGYTLCTAGFIFVRSGYTGSSVAIGGMQGPKATDAKRALITATRCLGGLRPKDAVLLILQGLVSNVSSGHFMAVSNARHVINQRRRKRRRMMHVNMDDYWIERGGEPAAPFGFRLPIKSAPDAQVANKREQAKLAFWEAGSRLLPKPACSG, encoded by the coding sequence ATGCATGCCTCGGCAGGCATCGTGTATTGCTCGCTTGTCGAGGACGCATCATGCCCAGGCAATCAGGCCCCGCCAACGCCAGTCAGGTCGGAGCCTTCTCCCATATGGCGTCAGGTGCTGGGGCTGGGAAGCCGCATGACGCTCAAACGGTCGGTCGTCTTTTGCCTGCGTTTCCTTGTCCGCCCAGCCATGACTCTGAACTGGCTGACGTTCCTCGGCAACTTCGCCAGGCGGAACGCATTGGGATGCCCGCACGATGATCTGCTGCGCAAATCCCTGGGAACCTTTTTCATCCACGGCGCCTCGGCGTGCGACAGGCTGAAACTGCTTACCAATCACTTCCGCATCGCAGGCGAAGTATTGGCGCCCGAAGTCCTGCGAGCGCTGTGGCGTGGAGATGCCATGGACGTGGGGATGGTGGAAGGACGAAGCGAAAGCTACAGGATCCATCTGCTGCTCGCCGATCATTGCGGCAGCCGCCACGAGGGTGTTTTCGCCCTGAGGCTTTCGCGGGCGCGGGACGGCTACACCTTGTGCACGGCCGGCTTCATCTTTGTCCGATCCGGCTACACCGGCAGCAGCGTGGCAATCGGCGGCATGCAGGGGCCGAAGGCAACCGATGCCAAACGCGCGCTCATCACGGCAACCCGGTGCCTCGGCGGCCTGCGACCCAAGGATGCCGTACTGCTCATCCTGCAGGGATTGGTTTCAAACGTCAGCAGCGGGCATTTCATGGCGGTTTCCAACGCCAGACACGTCATCAACCAGCGCCGCCGCAAGCGCCGGCGGATGATGCATGTGAACATGGATGATTACTGGATTGAGCGCGGCGGCGAGCCGGCCGCGCCGTTCGGTTTCCGCCTGCCCATAAAGTCGGCCCCAGACGCGCAAGTCGCGAACAAACGCGAACAAGCCAAGCTGGCTTTCTGGGAGGCGGGTAGCCGGCTTTTGCCCAAGCCGGCCTGCTCCGGCTAG
- the mnmA gene encoding tRNA 2-thiouridine(34) synthase MnmA, whose amino-acid sequence MNSLDLPGRPEDTRIVVAMSGGVDSSVVAGLLKRDGYDVVGVTLQLYDHGAATHRAGSCCAGQDIDDARRVSETLGIPHYVLDYEERFRKAVIDPFAESYVAGETPIPCVSCNQTVKFADLLATAKELGADALATGHYIRSGANGAHRALYRPVDADRDQSYFLFATTQAQIDYLRFPLGGLSKPQVRAIAEEMGLTVAAKQDSQDICFVPQGKYSDIIAKLKPTAANPGDIVHIDGRVLGRHEGILRYTIGQRRGIGIASGEPLYVVHLDADRARVIVGPREALETHKIYLRNMNWLGDGSLADIPPAGLELFAKVRSTRPPRPAVLHHRNGATFVELVDGESGIAPGQACVLYSDDGNEARVFGGGFIERSERGAEAEAMLSRLAARPARIPAE is encoded by the coding sequence ATGAACAGTCTCGATCTTCCCGGACGCCCCGAAGACACCCGCATCGTCGTTGCCATGTCGGGTGGTGTTGATTCATCGGTCGTCGCCGGCCTTCTCAAGCGCGACGGCTATGACGTCGTCGGCGTCACCCTGCAGCTTTATGACCATGGCGCGGCCACGCACCGGGCGGGCTCGTGCTGCGCCGGACAGGATATCGACGACGCCCGCCGCGTCTCCGAGACGCTCGGCATTCCCCACTATGTGCTCGACTATGAAGAGCGCTTCCGCAAGGCGGTCATCGATCCGTTCGCGGAAAGCTATGTTGCCGGCGAAACGCCGATTCCGTGCGTCTCATGCAACCAGACGGTCAAGTTCGCCGACCTTTTGGCCACCGCCAAGGAACTTGGGGCCGATGCGCTGGCCACCGGCCATTACATCCGCTCCGGCGCCAACGGCGCCCACCGTGCGCTCTACCGGCCCGTCGACGCCGACCGCGACCAAAGCTACTTCCTGTTCGCCACCACGCAGGCGCAGATCGACTATCTGCGCTTTCCGCTCGGTGGCCTGTCGAAGCCGCAGGTTCGCGCCATCGCCGAGGAGATGGGGCTGACGGTCGCCGCCAAGCAGGACAGCCAGGACATCTGCTTCGTGCCGCAGGGCAAATATTCCGACATCATCGCCAAGCTGAAGCCGACCGCCGCCAATCCGGGTGACATCGTCCATATCGACGGCCGCGTGCTCGGCCGCCATGAGGGCATATTGCGCTACACGATCGGCCAGCGACGGGGCATCGGCATCGCTTCTGGCGAGCCGCTCTACGTCGTCCATCTCGACGCCGACCGCGCCCGCGTCATCGTCGGCCCGCGCGAGGCGCTGGAGACGCACAAGATCTACCTGCGCAACATGAACTGGCTGGGCGACGGTTCGCTGGCCGACATCCCGCCGGCCGGCCTGGAGCTGTTCGCCAAGGTCCGCTCGACGCGCCCGCCACGCCCCGCGGTTCTCCACCATCGCAACGGCGCCACCTTTGTCGAGCTGGTCGACGGAGAATCCGGCATCGCGCCGGGACAGGCCTGCGTGCTCTACTCCGACGACGGCAACGAGGCCCGCGTGTTTGGCGGCGGCTTCATCGAGCGGTCCGAGCGCGGCGCCGAGGCCGAGGCGATGCTAAGCCGGCTCGCGGCCCGCCCGGCGCGGATACCGGCCGAATAA
- a CDS encoding response regulator, which translates to MDKGLILVVEDEPEIAHILDAYLVRDGFRTVRAADGETALQHHKVLSPDLVLLDVRIPRLDGFEVLARLRREGNTPAIMVTALAEDIDRLSGLRLGADDYVVKPFNPQEVVARVNAVLRRTRGGGANTVLSHDNIEVDLDAHSAFVTTGAKRASLPLTLSEFRILAYMIRRPTHAFDRSDILDACLPDSDALVRTVDTHIANLRHKLGHLGATDYLSSVRGVGYRFGKPR; encoded by the coding sequence ATCGACAAGGGTCTCATCCTGGTGGTGGAAGACGAGCCGGAAATCGCGCATATCCTGGACGCATATCTTGTACGTGACGGGTTCAGGACGGTGCGCGCCGCGGACGGCGAAACCGCGCTTCAGCATCACAAGGTGCTTTCGCCCGATCTGGTTCTGCTCGACGTGCGCATACCGCGCCTTGATGGATTTGAAGTCCTGGCGCGGCTGCGGCGCGAGGGGAATACGCCGGCGATCATGGTGACGGCGCTCGCCGAGGATATCGACCGCTTGTCGGGCCTGCGCCTCGGCGCCGACGACTATGTCGTCAAGCCGTTCAACCCGCAGGAAGTGGTGGCCCGCGTCAATGCCGTCCTGCGGCGCACGCGCGGCGGCGGCGCCAACACGGTGCTCAGCCACGACAACATCGAGGTGGACCTCGACGCCCATTCGGCATTCGTCACCACCGGCGCGAAGCGGGCGTCGCTGCCGCTGACGTTGAGCGAGTTCCGCATTCTTGCCTATATGATCCGCCGGCCGACGCACGCCTTCGACCGCTCCGACATTCTCGACGCCTGCCTGCCCGACAGCGATGCACTGGTCCGCACCGTCGACACCCATATCGCCAATCTGAGGCACAAGCTGGGCCATCTGGGCGCCACCGACTATCTGAGTTCGGTGCGCGGCGTCGGCTATCGCTTTGGCAAGCCGCGATGA
- a CDS encoding ABC transporter permease, with amino-acid sequence MSQRAYSLTTLAMLAPSLIMAVLLLAIPLFIVVAYSFAGRDAYGAVVTGFTLDSYRELFQATYLPIFLNSLRLAFASTAISVLLGYPIAYFIVFRAGRYATLLLALLLIPFWVDFMIRMSSWMVLLGRNGTLNGILTGVGIVDEPIRMIGTYPAVLVGMLYAFLPTTVLPIYASLNSIDRRLIEAANDLGASPLEAFWRVTFPLSLPGVMAAILFVFVPAMGVYAIPVLLGGGKSIILGNLIVQLFLEFRNIPLGAAVSVVMLVLSSVVIVFYMRLLSRVEAARA; translated from the coding sequence ATGAGCCAGCGAGCATACAGCCTGACCACGCTGGCGATGCTCGCTCCTTCGCTGATCATGGCCGTGCTGCTGCTGGCCATTCCGCTGTTCATCGTCGTCGCCTACAGCTTCGCCGGGCGCGACGCCTATGGCGCTGTCGTCACCGGCTTCACGCTTGACAGCTACCGCGAGCTGTTCCAGGCGACCTACCTGCCGATCTTCCTCAATTCGCTGCGCCTTGCCTTCGCCTCGACGGCAATCTCGGTCCTGCTTGGCTACCCGATCGCCTATTTCATCGTCTTTCGCGCCGGTCGCTATGCCACTCTGCTGCTGGCGCTGCTGCTCATTCCGTTCTGGGTCGATTTCATGATCCGCATGTCGAGCTGGATGGTGCTGCTCGGCCGCAACGGCACGCTCAATGGAATTCTGACTGGAGTTGGAATTGTCGATGAGCCCATCCGCATGATCGGCACCTATCCGGCGGTGCTGGTCGGCATGCTCTATGCCTTCCTGCCGACCACCGTTCTGCCGATCTATGCTTCGCTGAACAGCATCGACCGCCGCCTGATCGAGGCCGCCAACGACCTCGGCGCCAGCCCTTTGGAGGCGTTCTGGCGGGTAACTTTTCCGCTTTCGCTGCCCGGCGTCATGGCGGCGATCCTGTTCGTGTTCGTGCCGGCCATGGGCGTCTATGCCATTCCCGTTCTGCTCGGCGGCGGCAAGAGCATCATTCTCGGCAATCTGATCGTTCAGCTGTTCCTCGAATTTCGCAACATCCCGCTCGGTGCGGCCGTGTCGGTGGTGATGCTGGTGCTGTCGTCGGTGGTGATCGTCTTCTACATGCGGCTGCTCAGCCGGGTCGAGGCGGCGCGGGCATGA
- a CDS encoding phosphatase PAP2 family protein: MLAMSAALEVVGFGILITVPLLVLSYIVISFDFPLADGKLASMDSALGFDWHGFIRFVDARPLLSRVLLEAYQTISYQLILIPMALVVFGRQQRAYAMMTGYCMLCVLACFISMFFPALGTYAYYGLTYQSVNNINPYFALSPVESFNAVRDNYAYTLTASSAAGLICFPSIHAGVAYLCTWAAWDVKALRYPVLVLNIVMSVAAVSHANHYLVDIISGFGTSAFVTVVVTALFYRNSRWRSMLSHQIHALISGARSKA; the protein is encoded by the coding sequence ATGCTGGCCATGAGCGCGGCATTGGAAGTTGTTGGCTTCGGTATCCTTATTACAGTGCCTTTGCTCGTTCTGTCGTACATAGTGATATCGTTCGATTTTCCTCTTGCCGACGGAAAATTGGCGTCGATGGATAGCGCTCTAGGATTCGACTGGCATGGCTTCATCCGCTTCGTTGATGCTCGCCCTCTATTGTCTCGAGTTCTTTTAGAGGCCTACCAAACTATTTCTTATCAACTTATACTTATCCCGATGGCTTTAGTCGTGTTTGGTAGACAGCAGCGCGCTTATGCGATGATGACTGGGTACTGCATGCTGTGTGTGTTGGCGTGCTTTATTTCGATGTTTTTCCCAGCTCTCGGTACTTACGCATACTACGGTTTGACGTACCAAAGTGTAAATAACATAAATCCATATTTTGCCCTGTCACCTGTCGAATCCTTTAATGCGGTTCGTGATAATTACGCCTACACTCTAACGGCGTCGAGCGCTGCTGGTCTTATATGCTTTCCATCTATCCATGCCGGAGTGGCGTATCTATGCACTTGGGCGGCTTGGGATGTGAAGGCGTTGAGATATCCAGTTCTCGTGCTTAATATTGTCATGTCTGTTGCGGCGGTGTCTCACGCTAATCACTATCTGGTAGATATCATTTCGGGCTTTGGGACGTCCGCGTTCGTTACCGTAGTGGTGACGGCCTTATTTTATAGGAATTCCAGGTGGCGCTCCATGCTTTCTCACCAGATTCATGCGCTTATTTCCGGCGCACGAAGTAAAGCGTAA